The window GGAGGGCTTGTAGCGTTTCAAGGGTGGTTAAGTGCCAACACGCCTAGATAGATACATAAATGTCAGTTTGAATGAAGTCAAGTGCAAACCGTGTCAACAACGAGAAATTAAAGTGTACATCTGGATGGTTTGAAGTGAAAACCTTAACATGCGAAAGTGTCTACCTCATCATTAGAAAAGCAAGTATCTACGTGCGATATatgcattcgagtatcaaccggcgtcaactagTTGTCAAACTCCAAATATTTTGTTGGTAGAGGAATGAAGAAGTTGGTGTTGGAGATGCCCTCTTAGCGATCTGGAGGTGGACCCCGCTGGTCATTGTGTTGGTGGAGGTCAAACTTTGCCTCTGTGTCACTCATGCAAGGACAATTCGCCCTTGTGGAGGAGGGGAGGAAAACCCCGACTAACCGAGGTTCATTTTTCCTATGTTTTCCTCTATATATACTGCTGCTGGTGCTGGAGGGGACCGTTTGGTTCTCGGGTACATATGTACCCTATATGGAATTCTTTTTAGCAATTCAACAAaaagtcaaaaaattctgaaaatatttttgaaataaacttgacctttcATTGTACTGGTgagaaaagtttcacaaaaagaatACTCCTCTTTGACTTATTTTccaaaaaaagacaaattttcggtcAAAATAGggtgaatagtgacctataatagcaaataaattttgtctttttcGCACGTtggttttttttttgtgaaaatttatatactagtgcGCAAATATGTCAATTTAATCTAAAATACTTTTGAACTATTTTGACTTTTGTTTAATAATTATTTTAAATAATACATGCGGGAGCCAAAGGGTGCTATGCCCTCTCGTGCGCCGTTGCGCCACTGCTTGTCCTCAATCTGGGAGTGAGGGCGACGCTTGGCAAGACGGTGGCCAGGCGGCATCGCCGAGAGAGGGCGACGCTTGGCAGGGCGGTGGCCATGTATTCCCGTGCCCATTTGACCCGCGCTCTCATGTTCCTCTGCTCTCCTAGTAACTGGTCTGCCACGGTTACCAACTGATCGTGCCTTGCAAGCATGGGACCTTCCAACTCAAAGCGAATCAGGTATAATGCAAACTCATGCACCTCATCGCTGTAATCGTCCAGAACTTCTGCGTACGCAGCCATCTGTTCGGCCCACTGAATGGTCCCCTCGAGGAGAGGCTCTGATACACGGTCAGACCGTATATCACTCCGAAGCTGGGTGTACAACAGTTCGGCGTGTGCCAGCATGTCGAGACCATGTGCTGCATATCGCTGTGAATGCGCCAGAGTACACTGAATTTTGTGCACCCGATCAGGACCATAATCTGCCAGGAAATAAGTTTGCAATCAAAGAGCTGTCAAAAAGGCAATATAAGCACATCAAAGATGCAGGTACAAACAGAAAGGTGCTACCAACAGTATAAGATTATTGTGTTGCAAAGAAGCAACAATGTCGGATTATCATGAGGTAATATCCCTATACATAGAGCATTATATTCCTATACATAGAGCATTATATTCTGGAAGACATTCTGAGGTAATATCTCAGTCACTCCTTTTCTTCCAGACAACAAAGAGTAATGTATAGTTGATAACTTAGAACTTGGAAAATGTCGACCCAAGACAATGACTTCAGAACCAGATCCATCCTAAAACTAAAGAGTTGATACATACCATGGTCATCATACATTGGCACGTGATTCATTGCATAGTTAGCCAGCTCCAGGGGATTCTCGGCAAATAACTGCCCCATCAGATTATCTTCATCTGCACCATTATAAATCAGAAATTCAGTTTAATCCAAAGAGAATTGGAGACAGCAAGTATACAGAAAAACATAATGCTCTAGGTATAGTCACTCGTTTTCTTTTAGACAACACAGCAGTTTACTCAAGTAAGATAATTCAGAACTTGGAAAATGTCTGACCTAAGACAGTGATTTCAGATTCAGAAACAAATCCATACTCAAACTATACAGGGGTTTGCACGTACCAAGTTCCTCAAAAGCTAGCACACGATCTTCTGCATTCTGCGACAGGTGCTTGAAATCATCATCACCTGCATCGTTATCAAACAGAAATCAAAGACATGTAGAAAATATTTTGATGCACCATGGGAAACAACAAATTTTAAGTTCTCAGGTGCCCAAGTTGCATTTTCAGCAATAAACAAGCAATCAACAAAGGTCGGGAAAGAATTAAGCAATAATAAGAAGCACCAAAGAACTCATTAAACTATAAACGAATTTTTACATGTCCGCTCATTCTGAGGTTCATCCTCCAGGGGCTTGTCATCATTGGTTGCATCTTCGGAATAAACCCCCAAAGGCTCAGTGTCCAACCTATTCAAATATACAACAGTAGTGAGTCCTGATTAATGCATTAATAATACCGTGGAAAGACAGGTAAATAATTACCGACTAAGACTCACTTGAATAACTCATCATCCATCATGTTCAGCAGCCTGAAAATGCAATTGAATAAAGGCTTTAGCGAAATAATAAATTCGATTGCAGGCAAGAAGCTCGAGTTACGATAGGAGCAAGATTCGGAGACGATGCAAAATAAAAGGAGGCTTATTCCCCTCTGCCTCGGATGGGTATCGAACCCATGATCCATCTGCCGGCGGTGACCTTCCATAGCGGCGGAGACCTCACTGGAGTGGGTTCCGACAACCAAAAGGGGGCGGCGCTGCGTGCGAACAGACGAGCGCGAAGCCGCGCATCTAGCGGTGCACGCGGTGTGGCCGGGGACCGACGGATTCGACGCCGGCGGCGAGGTCCGTGGCGTAGGAGCTCGCTAAGGACGAAACAAAAGGCGGCGGAAGGTTCTACTAAGACGTGCGGTGCGCGCGGCGCAAAGGGGGCGAGGCAGAGGGTCaccggagcgacgccggcgaccATGCCGCGCGGCGGCGGCTTCGTGAGATCGTCGAACGAACTCGATGTCAGAGAACGCTATCGAGAGGGGGAAAGAGttgggaggaagaggagctcaccagGACCACGGAGGTGTGATCCGCCGGTCGAGTAGCGGACGGAGGCGGAGGACTTTGACGACGACGCGGCGGCGGCCGAAGAGGAAGGAGTGGTGGCTGTAGTCGTTCGGGAGCGGCCTCCTGGACGTAGGCGAGGAAGACGTggacggcggagctcctggacacggagcCGGTGACGGGGAAGAATCTTGGACACGGTCACGCCATGGCTGCGCTCCTACGCGCTCTCGGTTCCTCCGTGGATTgcgtggggaggaggaggaagaaggcgagggGGGAAG is drawn from Triticum dicoccoides isolate Atlit2015 ecotype Zavitan chromosome 6B, WEW_v2.0, whole genome shotgun sequence and contains these coding sequences:
- the LOC119326147 gene encoding uncharacterized protein LOC119326147 — protein: MMDDELFKLDTEPLGVYSEDATNDDKPLEDEPQNERTCDDDFKHLSQNAEDRVLAFEELDEDNLMGQLFAENPLELANYAMNHVPMYDDHDYGPDRVHKIQCTLAHSQRYAAHGLDMLAHAELLYTQLRSDIRSDRVSEPLLEGTIQWAEQMAAYAEVLDDYSDEVHEFALYLIRFELEGPMLARHDQLVTVADQLLGEQRNMRARVKWAREYMATALPSVALSRRCRLATVLPSVALTPRLRTSSGATAHERA